One part of the Candidatus Omnitrophota bacterium genome encodes these proteins:
- a CDS encoding outer membrane beta-barrel protein: MYKKIFLIAVSIILAGTAFTNNYAHAQETWFKPFYYPYTAEDENWFHPLYHPYAPEKKGWFRPFLSIRGQYDDNIYLTPGDEREDWITTIKPGFVIEPVLTKHNFIFDYLAELNFFSEYDNENNYNHLANTALRLNFNGVSLELSNMFHYFSDRAGSEVTNRIPRTQDQASVMLTSEFNKLDLSLWYEYHLEDYRTNDPIGAYHGQALTFEDLDTDEHQVGVETALKLWPKSALLFSGDYGIIEHDTGRKSDSEYFDLLVGMRGQPTAKCTVEGKIGYRQQDYQNDTGFNSVVFNGSLIENFTPRDSLRLDFTRTTNETVMPDNPYYESSFIGAGFRHGFTEKFFGTLGFSYQRSDYPAEITVAGKTAKRKDDYWSGGAGFSYRFTEWVTADLKYDYRARESNFSIYNYENNRISLTLTTSF; encoded by the coding sequence GTGTATAAAAAAATATTTTTGATAGCAGTAAGCATTATATTAGCAGGAACCGCGTTTACTAATAATTATGCTCATGCCCAGGAAACATGGTTTAAGCCTTTCTACTATCCCTATACTGCCGAAGACGAAAATTGGTTCCATCCCCTTTATCATCCCTATGCGCCGGAAAAAAAGGGCTGGTTCCGGCCTTTTTTGTCTATTCGCGGGCAATATGACGACAATATTTATCTTACCCCCGGTGATGAAAGAGAAGACTGGATAACCACTATTAAGCCGGGTTTTGTAATCGAACCGGTTCTGACAAAGCATAATTTTATCTTTGACTACCTTGCCGAACTGAACTTCTTCTCTGAATACGACAATGAGAATAACTATAATCATCTTGCCAATACCGCTTTAAGGCTTAACTTTAACGGGGTAAGCCTTGAGCTGTCCAATATGTTCCATTATTTTTCCGACCGGGCCGGCAGTGAAGTTACCAACCGTATACCCCGCACACAAGATCAAGCCAGTGTCATGCTTACTTCTGAGTTCAATAAACTGGATCTGTCCTTGTGGTATGAATACCACTTAGAAGATTATCGCACCAATGACCCTATCGGCGCGTATCACGGCCAGGCATTGACCTTTGAGGATTTAGACACCGATGAGCATCAAGTCGGAGTTGAAACGGCCCTGAAGCTCTGGCCAAAATCTGCGCTTCTTTTTTCAGGAGATTACGGCATTATAGAGCATGATACCGGAAGAAAAAGCGATTCGGAGTATTTTGACCTGTTAGTGGGGATGCGCGGTCAGCCAACGGCTAAATGCACGGTAGAGGGAAAGATCGGCTACCGTCAGCAGGATTATCAAAATGATACCGGTTTCAACAGTGTGGTTTTTAACGGTAGTTTGATTGAAAATTTTACTCCCCGGGATTCTCTGCGTCTTGACTTTACAAGGACAACCAATGAGACGGTTATGCCGGACAATCCCTATTACGAAAGCAGTTTTATCGGCGCCGGTTTTAGGCACGGCTTTACAGAGAAGTTTTTCGGCACCCTGGGTTTTTCTTATCAGCGCAGTGACTATCCTGCCGAGATTACTGTCGCCGGAAAAACCGCCAAAAGAAAGGATGATTATTGGTCAGGAGGAGCCGGGTTTAGTTACAGGTTTACCGAATGGGTTACCGCTGATCTTAAATACGATTACAGGGCCAGAGAATCCAATTTTTCGATATATAATTACGAAAATAACCGCATAAGTCTTACGTTAACGACCAGTTTTTAG